caaagagaagaaaaaaagagcagggAGAAAACAGCTGTATCAATAATTCTATCTTGAGCTCAGCTGGTTTCATCACAAACAAGTATTGATTGCTTTCGACAACTTGAGCTGAACATTAAACCTCTTTTGAgtaaaaaaggacaaaagacagaaaacgaGGACGAGAATATTGCACACTTGAGACAAATGACAAGGACGGGGAGACAAACTGGAGGGGtgagaagcagacagacaggcaaTGGAGAAGGTACATATACTAATCGAGTGTATACGGGGAGTTCTGCCAATCTAAATGCCTAATATATCAATATGTATAtgtacatacagtacatacagTCTAGTCTCGTGTACCTGGAGTAATCATACAGTGGGAGTAAATGAGTTCAGGTCGTCACGGatggtttttttctgtgatacCACAAGACTGGGCACCTGGAGTGGATCGGGCGCCGCAGTGTCGTACAAAACTAAAGAATCGATGTTGGGGCTGATTACCAGACCTCCACAGGCAAAGTGCAtaaggacagacagacaaacgGACAGTCAGAAACAGGGGAGCCATTGGCAACGCGGCGAGACAGAGCTCAAGACACGCTGCATGAGAGGAGGGaacagaagaggggaaaaaaaaaaaaaaaagaaatcggAGAGGATTTGAGATCTtgaaaggaaaaggagaaaagagtTTAAAGGTTTAAGAGAGCAGATGGCTAATTGTACCCGTGTTTCGCAGCCTGGCAGCAAGTCAGTCTTGTGCATAAGGacgggagggggaggaggcgcgggagcaggagggggggaggaggataCGGAACGGGCCATGGAGGAAGCTGGGTGGTGCGATCAGGCCTTCAGAGCGTGCCACTGGGCGACGTTAGTGCGTGGCCGAGCGAGCATGTCCTTCCAGTGCTTTACCTCCGCTGGTCCACTCTTCCACGATAGGTAGATCtgagaaaggagaggagagaataGCAGCGGAGGATCATGTTCCAGCCCTCAAAACGAATCTCAGATAAGGAAAAGTGTCTTCAGCATTTAGTTCTGGTTATAGCTTTTGCCATTCAGGGATTTGAAAGATCAACAATACACACATCGAACACACCTGTAAGACTAGACGTGCCGCTCCTGTGTTCCTCCACCTTGCTTAtctcttttcatgtttttcttgtctCTGCTTTGACGATGACAACACACAGACCTGGTTGACAAGCCCGTAACTACCTACTGGATCGGTCTACCTAAAGCGGAGGCGCTGGATGTGTCTGACAACTGCCGCGGAACGCGCGACACCTCCATCACGACGGCGCTCCGCTCGCTGCTGTCACCGCAGCGGAGCGGCAACCGACTGGAAAGTGGTGAAATGAAGCGAGCAGGTGGATCTCGCCGCTCTCACCAGCAGCATCGCTGATggatttaaaacacattttctaccGTTGCCTTATATAATAAAAGCTATTTCTTGGCTTGAGCCACAAAGTTTGGATGATTTCAACCGTGTCCAAGAAATATTCAAGCATATCACTTGACTTCAAAACTGAGAATtattgttttggattttttttttttttaacgctttGGTTTTTCTTCGGTTAAATGAAGTAAATCTAATGTTTAAGTTGGTGAATGTTAAAGGTGCTGGGAGGCAGACTGTGGTACCTTTAGTCAGAGCGAGCAAGCTGTtaacactgttttcagtttttatgcTCAGCTGCGTGAACCATCTGCTGGTTTTACAGCTGACACACACGAGTGCGCCTTCACATGTGAAACCTCCCGGCGCGTCTCGGGTAAGAGTGACAGTTTTCCATCAGGTAATACTGGAAGCTTTCTGATAGGCTTTCACGTTCAATCAGTAATCAGGACGCCGaacccaaacaaaacaagaaccGTAGCTCCTGGAAGTGATGGCGCCGCCACCGCAGAGGGTCTGTTTTAAGGTTGAGTCTTTCTGGAGTTACAGGAGGAAACGGAGGGGTTTCATCATGCATGTATACGTACAAGGCCTGTGGATGTTTGGAATAAATTCTCAAGCCAGCTAAAGAGAAATAATACTGACTTGGAGGCGAAAGGTCACCAAATACTGGCCTTCTCTCTTTTCAATTTGTtatgtgatttaaaaatatcaatactTCTATTTCTGAAGGCGTTCTTTCCTTCACAGCCGGCCTCGCGTATCTGCACAGCGCCGTGCTTTACCTTGCCGATGACGTCGTTGCGGCTGAGTCTGTCTTTGTCCATgacggtgatgatgatggtggtctCCCTCAGCACGTGGGCGGGCACATCGAAGGGGAAGGACTCGTTGAAGACGGGGTTCAGACAGCGCTTCATCGTCaccgtcttcttcttctccacgcGCTTGTCCTTGTGCATCAGCCACACCTTCACGTAGGGATCTGCGGCACGGACGCAGAGTGCAGCGGTTCACGCCAGGGATGCACGCGGAGGGCGAGTTTTAGGGTCACGCTGGCAATTACCCTATTAATTGTTAAAGTCAAGGAAGGCAGCAGGGAAGCAGACGCCTCGTTTGAGCTCAAGGTCAACTTATCCCCTGAGCTGGGAAACATACAAATGAGGAGGTATTTATGGAAATAGGGACTGGGAGTTGTACTACCAGTTCTGGAGCATTATCATACTCTGTTAAActaacacacaccactgctacCACTGCAGGAGGCTGTAATTTcacacacccaaaaaaaaaaaaaaaaaaaaatcgagccTCAGAAAGCTTTTCACAGCCAGGACTGGATACGCAGAAAACACGCTGTGACCGGACTGGGCTGACACAGATTTGGCTGCGAGGCTAAAGATCCTCACAGATACACGGAAGGAGAGAGGTCAATGGAGAGACGCTTGATGTAATGTCACCCCGCCGCCAATGGACGGCGGCCATTCTCTGCAGTCAATGAATGTTTGAACGCGGAGACGGAGTCAAGGGTGAAGCGGAGAGCTCCCAAATTCACCgaaacagctggaggctgcGAGACGGGGTTTAGGAAAACACAAGGCTGAGCAAACGGAGAGGGATCTCTACCTGAGGTGCCCCCGATATCCATGGCTTTGAGATTGCGTGCTTTGATGATGTTCACAGTGATGGTGTTGGCAGTGGGATTATAGCAGAGGGACACCAGCAGGTCCCCTCGTCTCCCCTgggaaagacacacacacacacacacacacacacacaaatacaatgGAGTATGAATCACGCAGTCTAATATCAGATTTCATGAGGGAATATCAAACTCCGGATTACTCACTAGCTCGGTGTGTAATCTTACATCACTGCCCTTTCTGCTCTAACGCAGATGGTCCAGTGACCAGCCCGGCATCGCCCGCGGCGTTGCTCACCCGGAAATTACGTCAATCAAGCTCACGTGCCGAAAGTTGTCAACAAGTGTGTCACACATTTGTTTTAACCCAAAAAGTATGAACAACACTGGGAAGAAGAGGGCAGATCGGTCAGGGTTTCGGCCCGACCGCCATCCGCACGCCGCTTACGCTGCCATCACTGCAGGGCTTGAGCTCCTTCCAGAAGGTCTTTATCTGGCCCAGCTCCACCTTGTTCAGGGGGATTGACACCTCTCCGATGGGGTCATTCCTGCTGAAGCGGTCGTAGTCCAACACCTGAAGGTAGAGGGTGCGCTCTCTCACCTTCTCGTAAGGGAAGcctgaaacagacagaagcaggaacTCACCGTGAGCTGAGCAGGGAATAGCAAAGTCACACAGAGTGAAAAGCATTTTCCTGACAGTACAGAGGCGGCGGTGTAATCTGCACCTTGCTAACAGGGATAAATTTGGCGAAGGCCAAAGTGCACTCCAAAAACTGCTTGGACCAGACAGCCCTCTGTGGGCTGACTGAGGGGGATCATTATCCTCCAGTCACAAACACCcatctcattcatttttcaagAGCTTCCCACTATTGTTCTGAATTTGGAAAACGTTGGAGCCGTTTGAACGTTATTTTGCCTATCTGTCCGCTGCACTGTCGTCCAGCTAAAGCCTCCATAATGAAACCAATTCAGCCCGAACAGAGGTACCACTCCCCGTCTTCATGGCTGCAACAAAACGTCCTCAGTTCAAACcagaaaacctgtttttttcaaCTAAGGGTTTAATCACTacatattaaataataaattgaTTTCACACCTTGTTTGTGAGTTTTCACATAACTCCCACAATGCTCTTTTTGTGCTAACAGCTTATTTTTGTTGTTACAAATACTAAGCTGTATAAACTTGTGAGCTTCCAGCATGTACTTATCCAAGAGTTATCAGAGAAAGCTGGGTCAGTCCTACTTACTGACACTTCAGTTTCGGATTTTTCTTACTTTAGGACGGAGCCACACTTGCTGTTTTTCAGCCTTTCTATTGTTTGTGTTAAGCGAAGCAGCTCCTGGATGCAGCTTTATGCTGTATTTAGTCTGGAGGTCTAAGAGCGGCATCGATTTTCTCCTGACTTTCAGCGAGAGGACAAATCAGCAAACGTCCCAAGTTCTCTAATTATTGCTTGAGGTAAGGATTTCAGCGATGCCAAGCTCGAAAATTGAAAATGATCCTCTTCTAGCggattaaaatataaaaaaaacaaaaaaaaaacaaattgctaAGAGGGTCTGCAAAACATCAGTCTTTAACAAAGTGTTGGACAAATAGATTTCCAGTCACACTGTCACAGTGGATGTTTCAGATAACCATGTTATGTACGATTTTATTCATTCTGATCTTTCTAATACTATataatacaataataataaaattcagtgtgtgagcaggagtAGTACCAACCCTCAAACAGGAAGGTTTCGTTCCAGTGCGGGTTCAGGTTCTTCCTCTTAACCTTGGTCTCCAGCTTGTGCTTTTTGTCGGGAAGCAGGTAAATTTTGACAAAAGGGTCCGAGGTGCCGGAAAAGTCCTTGGCTGGGAGGTCCTGGCCCCTGAGAACCTTCACGGTGAGGGTCGTGTTCTGGAAGCTGTAGCCTATACTGAACTGGATCCGGCCCAGCTTTTCACTGATAGGCCCCTCGCCGTCGTCGTCCTCCGAGCCCGGAGACAGCTGCAGGCCACAAATTGCAGACAAATAAATAGAAACGCTTCTGCATCCAGGGTCGTCatcggcagcagcggcagcttcGGCAAAGAAAAGTTCAATCCTGGGGCACACACGCTTTCTGTGTCacaggcacatgcacacagaccttgacagagagaagctgtgaggggatgaggggggggggggggattttagAGCCGAATTTTCACCGCGGCGCACTCAAGCAACTGCTCAAAGCCACAGGAATGGCCTGACATTAAGAAGACTGAGAGAGTTTAATTTCCTTACTAATGTTCTTAAGAGGCAGGAGGCGCTCAGATTGAAGATAGGGGAGCTTTAGACCACCCATTCTCTCTCACAGCCGCCCTGACTGCTTTATCACCGCTGTGCACTAAAAGGCCACTATCTGATAGAAGCagtggacagagagaggaggagaggagagaaggagagacaaACGGGAGGCCGGAGAGCGTCGCGTGAAAGGCATGGAGAGAACAGCCAGGAAGCACAGCTCAAGGTTGGCATTCTGCACTTGCAGCTGACTAATAAAGACTTGCTTCTTTTCTTCCCGCAGCTCCACCTTCTGTCTAtgtcctttgtcttttttttttttctctctctctctctctttctaacAACTGCATAAAACTGGAACAACACATTTGAGGACTTTGTGTGGAGATAAGCAACCGGCAGTTCATTAAACCACTCTGTGCAAGAGCCACGAGTGACACTCTGAGGAGTGATTTGCATGCAAACACTCTCTCCGAGTATTACCTGAAATTCTTGATTTTGGAGGTTTAGGCCAGAGCTACAATTTCAAAGTGACAAAAACTCACTCAGCATTTTATAAATATGGGTTTTAAAACCACCAGGCAGAGCAAGAGTGAAATATTCCAAGTCTAATTTATCAAACAGTGTGAGTCACCTTGGATAGCTTGTCTTGCTTGATTGCCACTGTGGGAAATAACTGTCaggtatataaatatatttttaaatagtttCTTTTTTAGCAGGTAAAACTTCACATCAACCtatcatttattaaaaatgaagaaCCTTCAAATTTTCAGTTGATGACCAAAAGCACTAattcctcactttttttttctccagaactACAGATGTCAATGAGTCTCTTCAACTTTTCAAAGATATACTAATAAATCTGTTTAGATACTCGCTTTAAAAGAGTGGATTGGATCATATCTTACCAATTTTTTGAAGTAGCCATTAGAAAAATCAACCCGTTTGTTCAGAGCTGCGACTGACTGAAATGTCCTTCAGCGCTGCCTGAAGGTATTTCTGCCACAATTATAGGAGgaatttacaggaaaaaaaaagccaattttaacCAACAAGATGTAATGACAGGCGAAACCGCTGCCCAACAACATGTGAAAGAGAAAACCATGGCATCAGGTGAAGGACGCCGCTGCTCGCAGCCTCCAGAAGAACAGGTGGAGATAACGTAGCGTGCATAATACGGCTCAGCTCCGCCAGCTTCTATTGGCACACGCATGCTTTGAATTGAGCTTTACAGATAACTAGTGCGCATAATTGACTACTAAATAATGCAGGCGAATTATCAAATGAGTATTTGATTGCTCTGTTTTTTAGAGGGTCGCCACAGCGATGCAGACTTGGCTCATTTTTAGTTCGAACGGGAGTTTTGACATAAGATGATTTAGGAAACATAAATAAGTCATTGCAGGATGGATGTGAGGTGGAGCAGAGCTTCTTACCATCACCATGTCTCCGGTGAGAGAGTTGGCCAGGTCGGTGACGGAGGAGTGGCCGTCGGCATCTGGGGGTTGGCCCTTGGGGCTGTTAGCTGGCTTGTTACCCCTGTAAGCACAAAACCTCGGGTTGACAGCGGGAAAACGGCGAGGACGCACGCTGAGAAGCTAACTCGTCTACACAAGGGAGAATAACTGAGCCAAACCTCCACCTGTTCAACAGTGGAAAAACTGGATTTCTGACACAAGCGAGTCCAAGTTTGACTTTGGATAGATGTGGCTTCAAAGCCGATCGCACTTTCTGTAGCTATCACGATCGAAGCCAAATGAAATCTGCCAAAGATCCCACAGATTAATGGCGGGCGCTAGAACTGAGGACAATTGATGCAGCGAGTTGCGTTTGATGAAAACTGGAGTCCGGGATGACTCCGTAAATGAGTCCGGGTGTGGCAAGCGTCCACATCTCTAACAAGAAAGTTACCTCGACCAAATAAGTAACACATTTTCAGACAgaacacaacacagaaaatccaaattttaaaacacacatagaAACCAATTATTAATATCCGGTCCCCAGTACAGAGTTCACGAGGAACCTTTACTCCCTCTGAAGACATTAACGGGACGCACATGTATATTGACATGTACAGCAACGGGACATTAAACAGTAGACTAACATCTACAGCGACATGTAGAGGACCAGATGTTCAACAGGACAAACACTCAACAGTCTGACGaagtatttttgtgttttaagttTCTCTCTGTGGCGACAACAAAAATgacttatgaaaaaaaaaaaaaaaaaagaaagaaagaaaggagagagcaGAGATCTCCCATGGCACAGCTGGTTTGTAGGTACAAATGTTAATAGATGTTCAGTTTATTTCCTTCACATGAGGATAGTTGAAAACACGCGTGGTGAAACAttctgggagaaaaaaacctcTATGTTCATACATCATGAAAACAAGAATCACGAAGAgtaaaggaaaggaaaacagcaaaagaaaagaaataaaagaggaTAGATATCATGAGATCGAGGAAAAGGTGTGACGGACCGAGAAAAGAGAGGTAAAATGCAACAGTCCTGGCTGATGAAACATTAGACACACAGCACTCCATAGATGACTGATCAAGGCACATGGAGAGGCCGGACACTGAAACACTGTTAGGCAggaaacaaacagtaaatagagaaaaacacaacagaaacacagagaaagaagaaaggaatGAGCGGACGAAGAGAGGATGCTGAAGTTGCAAAACCAACACACAGAAATCATAAAAGACTGTAGATAAGATAGAAAGATCAAAAACGTAATGTAGGAAATAgcaagcagattttttttttgttttttaatctggaTTAGAAGAGATAGCAAGTATTAATAGCATGAACAGTACGAAAAACTAAAAAACCAAAGAGAGAGTGAGATTGTTACAAACACCAGCAcattagagagaaaaaacagaGCTGCAAGAAAAGATAGGGAATGAAGGAAGGAAAGCCTGGAAACACAAGAGAGGCTTAGTTTGGTCAGTCTGATAAGTATCAAAGAATAGGAGACAAAAATAAAGAGCTACGCACACACAGTATCTCTAACAGGAGACAAAGGAGCAAAACATgctaaaaggagaaaaagagcacaaagaagaaaagaaaaaagacaataaatacAATTGATCGTCAggaaaaagagagcgagaactttttttttttgaaaaaaaacatggacgACTGAAAATAATCAACAGATGTGAAGTATGAAAGATAAATAGAATGTAGGTATAcaacacggaaaaaaaaaagcactgaaaacacagaaagacggACATATAGTAAGAACATAGTAAAGGCACATTTAGAGTGTTACAAAAGAGGGCCTTGCTGGGTTTGAAGTCTGCAGATAATGAAATgttcgttttgtttttccaaccaTTTAGCAACACTCTAAAAGTGAGGACTGGGGACACAGGGGCCAAAGCACAAACTGGCATTGGCTACATGTGCATATTCAACATATGCAAGTAGTGGTCACTCAGAGAGTGAAGGCAATGCCTGGGACGGGCAATAAACAGGGAGCCCATAGaacgtctgtctgtctggccaGCATTCTCTGTCAAGCTTTTCCATCGAGAGAATGTGAGTATCACAGggtcaaactgttttttttttttgcctttttctttcatttgctgGATCCGCCGAACAACGAATTTGTATGAAAATCGATGTTGAATGCAATaatgtgtacatttttttttttttttttttgcaaaagacaAGGACAAAACTGTGGGGGAAAATATATACTGACAAAtagacagacagaaaaagcaAGCGAACAAGACAAGCAGACGGACTTCACTTCAACCAGCAGGGGAACCGGAGCCAGACGGGGGGGAAGGAGGGATGTTGACCATCTCTAGAATGGAAGGGAATAGTCATCAATTGGTGTTAGTCGTATTAGTCGCCAAGGGAAGTAATCGCATTCTGATTGGCCTGTTTATGTTTTTTGCATGGACTTTAAACTGCAggcaatgtttgtttttttgttttgtgaggaGAGGAAACCGGCAGGGTTCAAACCGATGACTTAGGATACGAGCATCAGCTCGTTAAAAAGCTTGAAAGCACTGGAGAGACTCTCGGAGTCTGAAGTAAAGCGAggcacctccctcctcctccacctcccaaCTATCGATGGGGGAGTGAAAGTCTTCAATTATTCATTCTCTTTCATGCTTCATTCAGGGGTTCAGTGCATTCTCAGGTAAGAGCTAGTGCAGCCGGGGGAATGGCCTTTCTACCAGCCTTGCTCTACAACACCTGAGGTggtcctctgctccctgcctCCAGGCTGCTTAAACAAAGCAGCCGGGCCTGCACAACCGTTGCATATAACAGGGCGCTTCTTCCAGATTATGTACGATATCATATATCGATGATGACGATTGGCTTCAGTTAATTTAATTTCTAATAAAACATCATCGGTGTCACAGATGGTGAAACTACAGCTGCTGCGTTTTGGTGCcaatgcttgtttttctttctgaccCCTTGGGGGGCTGATGTGAGTCTGTGAAGCCTGCAGTTGTCTACAGTATCCAGTGGGAGGCAGAGCGGACTCAGATCAGATTCTCCCACAGCTAAGGCAAGGAAAGTGGGCTGTTGGCATAGCAACGACTCTAGAAACACAGACCATACATATGGGGGGGTTTTTGGGGGTGTGTGacaggaggctgctgggagtGGACGCAGAGGGAAGGGTGTGTTTAGAGGGGTGCAACAAACAGGCAAAACACACGGAAAACAAGGAAGATAAGGCATAGGATATATGACAGGTACGGGTGAGAGcctcgcagacacacacattcacatgaacACACATATGGAGGCAGGCGGGGCCACTTTGGGTTTCACCGTCCTGTGATACTATCCTGTTTTGTTACCTGACCGAGGGCCAGCAGCTCGAAGagagggggaaggggggggaaaGACACTCCACTTCTAGGCTGGAGAGAGACGCGAGAAAGAGAGCCCCACCCAgaccctcctttttttttcttttttcttttttttttttttttgttcttttcagacATTCCCCACCCCTTTTGCAAACATGTCACACTCAAACAAACACGCTCGCCTGAGACCATGAAGTGATGTATTTCAGTGTCTATGCTCAATTTCATAGCCGCCCACTAGATCTATCATTCTTCAGGGGTGCAGCACACTTCCCAGTATCATATacaacatcaaaaaaaaaaaaaagaaaaagaaaagaaaccatcAGTGAAGCACGACGTTGCTTACGCAACTCATCATCCACATGAAGCGCATGTACATTCACACTAGAATCAGTCATTCCTGACGCTCCGCTCCTCAGACTAAGACCAAAAATTCTGCGGCAGCACATAAATATGGATTCTCACACTGTCAATTAATTACTTCCTGCATGTTGGAACTAGAAATTAGTCCAAAATAGCATCGTTTACTGAAATCCCATTTCAGGAATAAGAGCCGAGGGAGGTGCTAAATGCTGCCTTCTGTGTCTCCGCTTCGTTTACTGAACTCCAAGTGGAAATAGAAAACCACAACCGGGGCGATTCACTCCCTGCCAAATGTTTATCTCCACAAATACTGGTTACAGCtatttcattttgtattttcaacaTACCGCTCCGTGCAGCTTTatctcctctgttctccacGTCAAGTAAAGTTCTCAGAGTTCTACAAGAACAGCGAAAACAGGACTGATTTCAAATGTAAGACAGTTCATCGCCCCACCTCTCTTTACAGCCTCCCAAAACTCTTTGCAATTTCATATCAGTGTCTCACTGCTTCAATAAAACCACTTCCTCATCATTCGCATCAGCAACATAAATTCatcaaaacctttaaaaagctttattaaaaatcCGAAAATGAGTGTGTCAGGTGTTTTGAATTCCTCGTTCATTTTCAGGATTGCTtctcaggtggaggtggaagCGGCGGCATATGTGCCGACTGCTCTGACAGGACGCAGGAGTCCCACGTTAATGCTCCTAATAGCCTGTCTCCTCGGCCACCATCCATCTATCTGTGTGCATCTTATGAGCATGTGTACCAGCGTGCACCTGCCGGCTAGAGTGCTGCCTTTAGCCCTGTATGACGCATGGATGTGCAGAGCACAATAAGTACTCCCTCCGACTACTCTCGTGGAAGGAAGATGGATTTGCACTTTGAATTTCCTCTCTCATCCTTCCCTGAcctgtggatggatggaaggatggatggatgggtggatggatggatggatgcatgaatgtatgtatttatgaatgcactctcctcttcctcctcctcttcctctttttgtgCCACATTTTGTACGCCTTAGTGCTAtctactcccccccccccacctctttGCACAAAACTGAATGCATCTCTACATTTCCCCTGTGATGTGCGGATGAGCACGGTGGCTGCAGGGAGCCAAAGCCTCGGGGACGGTCTTAACCGGAGCCCCTGAAGGCTCCGCTGATTAGTTGGGCCTGCGAAAAAACTCTTGTCACAGGCGGAGCACTGTGTCAGACTAACAGAGCATGCAATAATCAATTTACATGTTTATGGAGAAACACATACACATCTTATATCGTCTCGAAGCCCGACAGGAGCATTATTAGGTGTCATCTCAAAAGCAAAAAGGGCCTGAAATTGCACCTTCCCATGTTAAGCTATACGTTAACTGTGCGTGACCTCAAGGTGACCTAACAGCAGCGTAAACACATCATCTCCCGTCATCCACAGATCTAACTCCTCCTCCTAAACAGACTAATGCAGTTAAGGGACAAACGCAGTGGTGGCActgaataaacacacatctATTTTGATTTAGGTAGAGGGTCATAACCGCCGTTCACTATATTTACGTTACTCTTTCATGCCAAGTTAAGCATTGTAATAAGCTCATAAATTATGAAGTAATATTATATAGCCGGCTTGGCAATTAACAGACACTCGGAGCGTCTCGCTGAGTGCATCATGTCTTTGGGGTAGGGAAACATACCTCTCTGTCTATTAATATCTGTGAGACGTATTCTGAAACAAGAAACAACTCCACTGGCTTACACAAAGTGATGTAACATGCATGGATGAATAATTGAAAGACCACAGGCAAGTGGATTGAATGTTAATGTGGCACAAGGATATGTCCCACCTCCTCCGTCCCAAAACCTGTGTCCTCATTGGACCATTCCGTTGCCACTCAGAGAGAGATCTAGATTCGAAGCTCTCGGGGATTGTGGCTTCTCTTTATAGCAACACTGGAAGAGAACCTACAGTATATGTTCACTGAATCGCGACTGAGTTGTATGAGTGAGGGCCAATGAGGCATTAACAATTCACTCTAACATCCTAATTAAGTCGTCCAAGATGTGCAACCTATGGACGCCTGGGACACACGTCTCAGCGTGTGCCGTCCCTCAAATCAAAGCAACGCACAATTTTATAATCAAGTCCAattcctctgtttcctcttttgTGATGGAAAAAGTGTAACCTCGGCTTCAAAGTCTCTCTGCCTTCCGACAACCCCGGTGTGGCTCAAACTGTCACTCAGCTCCTGCAGCACGTTGGACACAAACGACCGAGCAGAGggctttcatccatccatcgctcGCGCAAGGTCCGCAGAGGAGCAGGAATATCTGGCACCGTGACACATTCTCATGGCCGCGGGCGACAACAGGGTATTTATTTGAATTGTGCTCAACCAGAGCAAAGCAACAATGGAGCATTAACACAGTGAAAAACTGTTAATGGAGAAACCTCTGCTGATTGTGCCTCAAGTCCTTTTACATACATTTTACTGTTACCGGGATTCAGGTAATTATAGTGCAAGGTCACGAGTGCTGTTGTCTGGAATGATGAAAGAATTCAATCGGGTCGTTTGTAATTAAAGACACTTCGCTAAATATCCATGAATCAACCTCTTACAATATAATAATGAAATCCATACAGCTAAATGTATTTAACATgtgaagataaaaacacactggcgACATTTATTTGGCCATTTTTAAGACAATCGGATTGAATTCTCTCTGATTTATAAATCGGATTGGCCAATTGACACGAACGTTGGATAAAGTAATCAGATTGATGTGTAGGTATTACATGTAGGCCGATACCATTACGGTCTGCACTGTAAAGAATGGTCGTTTGTGATGTGCACGATTCCCTATCCAGCTTTGCCTGGAAACACACTGCAACTGAAGGTGAATTAGCATAAAGTTTACACAGGAGATATCTCTGCTGGAAAACTGACATGACAGGCCGTATCTTATTCAACACTGGTCTAATAAGAGAcaacgcattaaaaaaaaaaaaaacctgttattTTCATATCGACAGCAATCCCCTCGGAGACGCTGCGGGACTTCAGGACGACATAGCTGCAGAGGCAGCGGGAAAAATCTGAGGATCAAAGGGAAGCTTTTTCCcagcatgatttttttcttcttagttttaagaaaaaaaataaaataaaattactgGGGTTTGTTGGAGGGTTTATAAACTATTAATagttaaaataacaaaact
Above is a window of Salarias fasciatus chromosome 7, fSalaFa1.1, whole genome shotgun sequence DNA encoding:
- the syt7a gene encoding synaptotagmin-7 isoform X3; translation: MYLNREEDNSKGSVSLSVFLVSLAVTVCAVWLVALCGVCGWCQRKLGKRNKPGVETADTPDSARGRGEKKAINGAVSGGHKGAATGHGDAGGGPYRSDSVKSMVTEGVKAGRWQTVHGHMQSGGLRPSNFGDPVLSYASTLEHIPSGPARPRTLLRQQSLQQPLVHPSGPGLGHPPTTSQSLGQLHTAPGQPGGGGGAGRGEGGGNSGEGGGAGTRGGPRSARGSPAGGGASRYRGGGAGGRSRANPGSWDYMMDQIRGRGLDVKSFLEGKLVVLALAIGVAEQDDFANIPDLQQETTQAAPPANQEPPPEKRGNKPANSPKGQPPDADGHSSVTDLANSLTGDMVMLSPGSEDDDGEGPISEKLGRIQFSIGYSFQNTTLTVKVLRGQDLPAKDFSGTSDPFVKIYLLPDKKHKLETKVKRKNLNPHWNETFLFEGFPYEKVRERTLYLQVLDYDRFSRNDPIGEVSIPLNKVELGQIKTFWKELKPCSDGSGRRGDLLVSLCYNPTANTITVNIIKARNLKAMDIGGTSDPYVKVWLMHKDKRVEKKKTVTMKRCLNPVFNESFPFDVPAHVLRETTIIITVMDKDRLSRNDVIGKIYLSWKSGPAEVKHWKDMLARPRTNVAQWHALKA